A part of Flavobacteriaceae bacterium GSB9 genomic DNA contains:
- the deoC gene encoding deoxyribose-phosphate aldolase: MTISSYIDYTLLKPTATSRDIIQLCETAKEQNYYSVCVSSCYVALASQMLEPTSVKVCSTVGFPLGTMATASKVFEAEKAIEDGADEIDMVINLSYLKSKNYMAVLKDITDVKLAAGNIPLKVIIEVSELSKNEIIKACEICLDANVDFIKTSTGFSKSGATLTAVKIIKKTIKNRAKIKASGGIRDFETALKYIDAGADRIGTSATIAPNDDGVSLRNTEVFKHYIEKTNPTSNNKKDATTKTI, from the coding sequence ATGACAATTTCAAGTTACATTGATTATACCCTATTAAAACCAACGGCCACAAGCCGAGACATCATTCAATTATGCGAAACTGCCAAAGAACAAAATTATTACAGTGTTTGCGTGAGCAGCTGTTATGTCGCGTTAGCTAGCCAAATGCTAGAACCAACTTCAGTAAAAGTCTGCTCTACCGTAGGATTCCCTTTAGGCACTATGGCCACCGCTTCAAAAGTTTTCGAAGCAGAAAAAGCTATTGAGGATGGCGCCGATGAAATAGACATGGTTATCAACTTAAGCTATCTTAAAAGCAAAAATTACATGGCAGTATTAAAAGATATCACTGATGTGAAATTGGCTGCCGGCAACATCCCCTTAAAGGTTATTATTGAAGTTTCTGAATTGAGTAAAAACGAAATCATCAAAGCTTGCGAAATCTGTTTGGATGCCAATGTTGATTTTATAAAAACCTCAACAGGGTTTTCTAAAAGCGGCGCCACTTTAACCGCTGTAAAAATTATTAAAAAGACAATAAAAAACAGAGCTAAAATAAAAGCTTCTGGTGGTATTAGAGACTTTGAAACAGCACTTAAATATATTGATGCTGGTGCCGACAGAATTGGCACTTCGGCTACAATAGCACCTAATGATGATGGTGTTAGCTTAAGAAACACCGAGGTTTTTAAACACTACATTGAAAAGACAAACCCTACAAGCAATAACAAAAAAGACGCTACGACAAAAACCATATAG
- a CDS encoding biotin-dependent carboxyltransferase family protein, with the protein MVKVLKPGIYSSVQDLGRFGYQEFGVPYSGVMDNYAAKMVNLLLGNHENAAVIEMTMMGPTLEFKSDTLICISGAEMSPKLNKKAVSKNEVMEVYKGDVLSFGKLKLGFRSYLGVSGGFKTEAIMQSRSMYEGITSVSRLQKGEELPVEHKTISNLNKYAHLKVNQDYLKTDTVEVFKGPEFGMLSKKQQNLLMKTGFSISKENNRMAYQLVEPLENDLKPIITSAVMPGSVQLTPSGKLIVLMRDCQTTGGYPRVLQLTENAINVLSQKFTGQNIKFKIIE; encoded by the coding sequence ATGGTTAAGGTTTTAAAACCAGGCATATATTCGTCTGTTCAAGATTTAGGGCGCTTTGGCTATCAAGAGTTTGGCGTACCGTATTCGGGTGTTATGGATAATTACGCGGCTAAAATGGTGAATCTGCTTCTAGGTAATCATGAAAATGCAGCTGTTATTGAAATGACTATGATGGGGCCTACTTTAGAATTTAAAAGCGATACTTTAATCTGTATTTCTGGTGCGGAAATGAGCCCAAAATTAAATAAAAAGGCTGTTTCAAAAAATGAAGTTATGGAAGTTTATAAAGGCGATGTGTTGTCTTTTGGTAAATTGAAATTAGGTTTTAGGTCTTATTTGGGTGTTTCGGGCGGGTTTAAAACAGAAGCCATTATGCAGAGCAGAAGTATGTACGAAGGCATTACTTCGGTTTCAAGACTACAAAAAGGAGAAGAGTTGCCTGTAGAACACAAAACTATAAGCAATTTGAATAAATATGCCCATTTAAAAGTTAATCAAGATTATTTAAAAACTGATACTGTTGAAGTTTTTAAAGGTCCTGAGTTCGGTATGCTGTCTAAAAAGCAACAAAACCTGTTGATGAAAACAGGATTTTCTATTTCAAAAGAAAATAATCGAATGGCCTACCAATTGGTAGAACCACTCGAAAATGATTTAAAACCCATAATTACTTCTGCCGTAATGCCGGGTAGTGTTCAGTTAACACCGTCGGGCAAACTTATTGTTTTAATGCGCGATTGCCAGACAACGGGCGGTTATCCAAGGGTGTTGCAGTTAACCGAAAATGCCATTAATGTTTTATCGCAAAAGTTTACTGGGCAAAACATTAAATTTAAAATTATCGAATAA